The Halalkalibacter krulwichiae genome has a segment encoding these proteins:
- a CDS encoding bifunctional metallophosphatase/5'-nucleotidase — MKKALSLLLASSMLLSMAGCNADNQTTEPLGQPEAQMSEHRYQPLSPTNNRNEERGRQGLSDERHGHISERPEPNNRGRKKAPINPQYRQIQLLGINDLHGQLNVTRQVNGRAAGRADYLAAYLKERAKNNKNTIFVHAGDMVGASPPVSALLKDEPTIEFLNTMNMDVGTVGNHEFDQGLDELLRLAHGGNHPDTGDFEGSDFPWLAANVIDDSSGEPILPRYKVIKRNGIDIGFIGVVTTDTPNLVIPSGVRGLSFIDEVDAINDAVDELKRQGVKSIIVLAHNPGTSNANGDQAVGELVEMANNVDDEVDIIFGGHNHAYMNAVVDDKLLIQSYSYATAFSDVLIEVDPRTKDIVNKSAEIVTVFQDDIEPDAEISRMIGQYEEKVEPIVNEIVASTNMRLTGQQNENGESILGNLIADSQRAAMDADFAFMNPGGIRADIDEGDVTWGNLYVVQPFNNTLVKMNLSGEQIRQALNQQWQPNATRMLQISGLYYTWDANQAPGEKVLNIQLPDGTDLDPNETYSVVVNSFLADGGDSFTAFRDGTDRETGPVDLDALVDFIKTLPQPFSYEIQDRIQKVQY, encoded by the coding sequence ATGAAAAAAGCACTATCTCTTCTGTTAGCCAGTTCCATGCTGCTTAGCATGGCTGGCTGTAACGCTGATAACCAAACGACAGAACCGCTTGGGCAACCTGAAGCCCAAATGAGTGAACACCGTTACCAGCCACTAAGCCCTACTAATAATCGCAACGAAGAACGTGGAAGACAAGGGCTTTCGGATGAACGCCATGGCCATATAAGTGAACGTCCCGAACCGAACAACCGCGGTCGTAAGAAAGCTCCGATTAATCCACAGTATCGACAAATTCAATTATTAGGGATTAATGATTTACACGGCCAACTCAATGTCACTCGTCAAGTAAATGGAAGGGCTGCCGGCCGCGCTGACTACTTAGCTGCTTACTTAAAAGAACGTGCAAAAAACAATAAGAACACGATCTTCGTCCATGCTGGCGACATGGTTGGTGCGAGTCCACCCGTTTCTGCTTTGCTGAAAGATGAGCCGACGATTGAGTTTTTAAACACAATGAATATGGATGTTGGGACTGTTGGAAATCATGAGTTTGATCAAGGTTTAGATGAACTGCTGCGACTAGCCCATGGAGGCAATCATCCGGATACTGGTGACTTTGAAGGGTCTGATTTCCCATGGCTCGCCGCAAATGTAATCGATGACAGCAGCGGTGAACCAATTCTGCCTCGCTATAAAGTGATCAAACGAAATGGTATCGATATTGGCTTTATTGGAGTTGTGACAACCGATACACCGAATCTCGTCATTCCAAGCGGCGTTCGTGGACTTTCCTTCATCGATGAAGTCGACGCCATTAACGATGCCGTTGATGAGTTAAAGCGTCAAGGTGTCAAATCAATCATTGTTCTTGCTCATAACCCAGGTACTTCAAATGCGAACGGGGATCAAGCGGTAGGCGAACTCGTCGAGATGGCCAATAACGTTGATGATGAAGTCGATATTATCTTTGGCGGGCATAATCATGCTTATATGAATGCAGTCGTTGATGATAAACTCCTTATTCAATCCTATTCGTATGCCACCGCTTTTTCAGATGTCTTAATCGAGGTTGATCCAAGAACGAAAGACATCGTCAACAAAAGCGCTGAAATTGTTACCGTTTTTCAAGACGATATCGAGCCTGATGCTGAGATTTCACGCATGATTGGGCAATACGAAGAAAAAGTCGAACCGATCGTCAACGAAATTGTAGCTTCGACCAATATGAGGCTAACTGGGCAACAAAACGAGAATGGAGAATCGATTTTAGGGAATCTCATTGCCGATTCGCAGCGCGCTGCCATGGATGCTGACTTTGCCTTCATGAACCCAGGTGGGATTCGTGCTGATATTGATGAAGGTGATGTTACTTGGGGCAACCTCTATGTTGTTCAACCGTTTAATAATACATTAGTGAAAATGAATTTGAGCGGCGAGCAAATTCGTCAAGCACTTAACCAGCAATGGCAACCGAACGCTACAAGAATGCTGCAAATTTCAGGCCTCTATTATACGTGGGATGCCAACCAAGCACCCGGTGAAAAAGTCCTTAACATTCAGCTTCCAGACGGAACCGACTTAGATCCAAATGAGACCTATAGTGTTGTTGTGAACAGCTTCCTAGCTGATGGCGGCGATAGTTTCACCGCGTTCCGTGATGGAACCGATCGTGAAACAGGACCTGTAGATCTTGATGCTTTGGTTGACTTTATTAAAACACTGCCACAACCATTTAGTTACGAAATTCAAGATCGCATTCAAAAAGTACAGTATTAA
- a CDS encoding NAD(P)/FAD-dependent oxidoreductase: MNKRNVYDITIIGGGPVGLFTAFYAGMRQASVKVIESLPQLGGQLSALYPEKYIYDIAGFPKVRAQELIDQLMKQVQQFEASICLNQSVLKVDRDFDGTFVIETNEETHYAKAVIITAGNGAFQPRKLKLEKEEKFEQSNLHYFVNDLNQFSGRRVAVFGGGDSAVDWALMLEPIADQVTLIHRRDKFRAHEHSVNQLKQSKVNILTPYVPERLVGDRQIEKVILSEAKTGELLELEVDDVLVNYGFVSSLGPIKDWGLEIQQNCLVVNSKMETNVEGIYAAGDICTYEGKVKLIASGFGEAPTAVSNAKAFIDPSAKVQPLHSTSIMGEKEKSRTTV, translated from the coding sequence GTGAACAAGAGAAACGTTTATGACATCACCATTATCGGAGGAGGACCAGTAGGGTTGTTTACAGCTTTTTATGCTGGAATGCGACAGGCATCTGTAAAAGTTATTGAAAGTCTTCCTCAGCTTGGTGGACAATTATCTGCTTTGTACCCTGAGAAGTACATTTATGACATTGCAGGCTTTCCAAAGGTAAGAGCGCAGGAGCTAATCGATCAGTTGATGAAACAAGTCCAGCAGTTTGAGGCATCGATTTGCCTGAATCAATCGGTGTTGAAGGTTGACCGCGATTTTGATGGTACGTTTGTGATTGAAACAAACGAAGAAACGCACTATGCCAAAGCTGTCATTATTACGGCAGGTAACGGGGCTTTTCAACCGAGAAAGTTAAAGCTTGAAAAAGAAGAAAAGTTTGAGCAAAGCAATCTTCATTATTTCGTAAATGATTTAAATCAATTTTCAGGCAGAAGGGTGGCTGTATTTGGTGGAGGTGACTCAGCGGTCGACTGGGCACTCATGCTAGAGCCAATAGCTGATCAAGTCACCCTTATTCATAGAAGAGATAAGTTTCGTGCTCATGAACATAGCGTAAATCAGCTAAAGCAGTCAAAAGTGAACATTTTAACTCCATATGTACCAGAGCGATTAGTTGGTGATAGACAAATCGAAAAAGTGATTCTATCAGAAGCAAAAACAGGAGAGTTACTAGAACTTGAAGTTGATGATGTTCTCGTAAATTATGGTTTTGTTTCTTCGCTTGGTCCGATAAAAGATTGGGGTCTTGAAATTCAACAAAATTGTCTTGTTGTTAATTCAAAAATGGAAACGAATGTAGAAGGCATTTATGCTGCAGGTGATATTTGCACATATGAGGGGAAAGTGAAGCTCATTGCTAGCGGCTTTGGTGAAGCGCCAACCGCTGTTAGTAACGCAAAAGCGTTTATTGATCCGAGCGCGAAAGTACAACCACTTCACAGTACGAGCATTATGGGAGAAAAAGAAAAGAGTCGTACTACAGTATAA
- the brnQ gene encoding branched-chain amino acid transport system II carrier protein translates to MSKTLTNTFIIGFALFAMFFGAGNLIFPPTIGVESGTSWGAALLGFSMTGIVLPLLAVLAILNAGGKFEELTKPISSWFHILFNLLLMVGIGMLVTVPRMAATTHELGVEPLMPGVPSFVTVIVFFAICYIFAMDQSNVIERIGKLLTPALVMILLIIVGKGIFSPVGTPAQTEVENAFSNAFISAYQTGDVITGIFVAPIFIAAIAVLGYKGKQIRTIAISATAIAGVGLLIVYGGLLYLGAAGNRVFPSGISDTALVSELVNVVLGNFGVLALALTVGLACLTSAIGVVAVISQFLSSLTKGTLAYRSWVFIVCLTGAAMGSLGVGAIIQYTMPIFLALYPVAIVLVLLGVCRAIIPNAGSYRGAILFTFIVSLTETLGVIGLEIPGTMSIISQIPLSTSGFSWLLPAIIGFLFGTIWHQMKTKKKLNERAA, encoded by the coding sequence ATGAGTAAAACATTAACGAATACCTTTATCATTGGTTTTGCTTTGTTTGCGATGTTTTTTGGAGCGGGTAATCTGATTTTTCCTCCGACGATTGGAGTGGAGTCTGGGACGAGTTGGGGCGCTGCTTTACTTGGCTTTTCAATGACAGGGATCGTTTTACCTTTGTTAGCTGTGCTTGCGATCTTGAATGCTGGTGGTAAGTTTGAGGAATTAACAAAGCCGATCAGTTCTTGGTTTCATATTCTCTTTAATTTGTTATTAATGGTTGGAATCGGCATGTTAGTAACGGTTCCGCGAATGGCCGCAACGACTCATGAATTAGGGGTAGAACCGTTAATGCCAGGCGTTCCGTCATTTGTAACCGTTATCGTTTTCTTTGCGATTTGCTACATTTTTGCGATGGATCAGTCTAATGTCATTGAACGAATCGGAAAGCTTTTGACTCCTGCTTTAGTCATGATTCTTTTAATCATTGTTGGGAAAGGGATCTTCTCACCGGTTGGCACACCAGCCCAAACAGAAGTTGAAAATGCCTTTTCCAATGCTTTTATTAGCGCTTATCAAACAGGTGATGTCATTACGGGGATATTTGTTGCGCCAATCTTTATTGCTGCGATTGCCGTACTCGGTTACAAAGGAAAACAAATACGTACGATAGCTATTTCAGCTACAGCAATTGCTGGAGTTGGCCTATTGATTGTATATGGAGGATTGCTGTACTTAGGTGCGGCAGGCAATCGTGTTTTTCCTTCTGGCATTAGTGATACAGCTTTGGTCTCAGAGCTTGTCAACGTTGTGTTAGGAAACTTTGGGGTATTGGCACTTGCATTAACTGTAGGACTCGCTTGTTTAACTTCAGCCATCGGGGTTGTTGCGGTTATCTCTCAATTTTTAAGTAGTTTAACGAAAGGGACATTAGCGTATCGTTCGTGGGTGTTCATTGTTTGTTTAACGGGAGCTGCAATGGGGTCACTTGGTGTCGGTGCGATTATACAATACACAATGCCAATCTTCCTTGCACTGTATCCAGTTGCCATTGTATTAGTGCTTCTTGGTGTGTGCCGTGCCATTATTCCGAATGCAGGTTCATACCGCGGTGCTATTTTGTTCACATTTATTGTCAGCTTAACAGAAACGCTAGGGGTGATCGGTCTTGAAATACCAGGAACGATGAGCATCATCTCCCAAATACCATTAAGTACAAGTGGTTTCTCCTGGCTGTTGCCAGCGATTATTGGTTTTTTGTTCGGAACAATCTGGCATCAAATGAAAACGAAAAAGAAACTAAATGAACGAGCTGCGTAA
- a CDS encoding YckD family protein — translation MRKKLSGLLAAVVIALVFLPGGVGAEGKPEAEVTLTEEQKTEMAALQTQMLEQKKVILNKYVEYGVFTEEKAQKIIAHMDKHYKKLEENGFIPTWDRKHGKHHNEE, via the coding sequence ATGAGAAAAAAATTATCAGGTTTGCTTGCGGCAGTAGTCATCGCACTTGTTTTCTTGCCAGGTGGTGTAGGAGCAGAAGGAAAGCCAGAAGCAGAGGTAACATTAACGGAAGAACAAAAAACAGAGATGGCTGCTTTGCAAACACAAATGCTTGAGCAAAAGAAAGTGATTCTTAACAAATACGTAGAGTACGGCGTTTTCACAGAAGAAAAAGCGCAAAAAATCATTGCGCACATGGACAAGCATTATAAAAAATTAGAGGAAAATGGATTCATTCCGACTTGGGACCGCAAACACGGCAAACATCATAATGAGGAATAA
- a CDS encoding siderophore ABC transporter substrate-binding protein, which translates to MKKNSLFVLMISLLLLFLAACGTSEDTTASPEADAAEEVEEETSITVTHHLGETVVEKNPETVIVFDYGTLETLDQLNVKVAGVAKGSPLPHYLSEYEGDEYENVGSLKEPDFEKIYGMDPDLILISGRQTDAYDELSEIAPTIFVGVDTTNYMESFTENVTLLGEIFGKEEIVEEKLAAINESIDTLYDTASADDKTGLIILTNEGSFSAYGEASRFGIIHDVFGVKAADENIELSTHGMNVSIEYIAEQDPDYLFVIDRNQAIGEKTEADVFNNEVIQGTKAAQNDNIVYLDPTVWYLSGGGLISVEEMVKEITEGIQ; encoded by the coding sequence ATGAAAAAGAATAGTTTGTTCGTTTTAATGATTAGTTTGTTATTGCTTTTCCTAGCAGCTTGCGGTACATCTGAGGATACGACTGCAAGTCCTGAAGCGGATGCAGCGGAAGAGGTTGAAGAGGAAACGAGCATTACCGTAACCCACCATCTTGGTGAAACAGTTGTCGAGAAAAACCCTGAAACAGTAATTGTCTTTGATTACGGCACGTTAGAAACATTAGACCAATTAAATGTAAAAGTGGCTGGTGTCGCAAAAGGAAGTCCACTGCCCCATTACCTTTCTGAATATGAAGGTGACGAGTATGAAAACGTTGGAAGTCTAAAAGAGCCTGACTTTGAGAAAATCTATGGGATGGATCCAGATTTAATTTTAATCTCAGGTAGACAAACCGATGCATATGATGAATTAAGCGAAATTGCCCCTACTATTTTCGTAGGTGTTGATACAACGAATTACATGGAATCATTCACTGAAAATGTAACGTTATTAGGCGAGATTTTTGGAAAAGAAGAAATCGTTGAAGAGAAGTTAGCCGCTATTAACGAATCGATTGACACTTTATATGACACGGCTTCAGCTGATGATAAAACGGGATTAATCATCCTAACAAACGAAGGAAGTTTCAGCGCATATGGTGAAGCTTCACGTTTCGGTATTATCCATGATGTCTTTGGTGTGAAGGCGGCCGATGAAAATATCGAATTATCAACTCACGGAATGAACGTATCAATAGAATACATTGCAGAACAAGATCCAGATTATTTATTCGTAATCGATCGTAACCAAGCGATTGGTGAGAAAACAGAAGCAGACGTATTCAATAATGAAGTAATTCAAGGAACAAAAGCTGCTCAAAACGACAACATTGTTTACTTAGATCCAACTGTTTGGTATCTATCAGGTGGCGGTTTAATTTCTGTTGAAGAAATGGTAAAAGAAATTACAGAAGGTATTCAATAA
- a CDS encoding DUF4825 domain-containing protein translates to MYGRLKYHLFTLLAVLLLVGCSSTTSGAEGGFLFKPSNNEDTSAIGSVISELPNGENLERVDLHTEAPYGITITYKEIDKSTTLEDVVKSNAVFLFAFAEKAEWITFNVGEQTATVDRENIDKGIVAE, encoded by the coding sequence ATGTACGGCAGGTTGAAATATCATCTTTTTACATTACTTGCGGTGCTGTTGCTAGTAGGTTGTAGTTCAACGACAAGCGGAGCTGAAGGAGGGTTTCTATTCAAACCTTCTAATAACGAAGATACTAGTGCGATTGGCAGTGTCATTTCCGAGTTGCCAAATGGGGAGAATTTAGAGAGGGTAGATCTTCACACGGAAGCACCGTATGGAATCACCATCACGTATAAAGAGATAGACAAATCAACGACGCTTGAAGACGTGGTGAAATCCAATGCGGTTTTTTTGTTTGCCTTTGCAGAGAAGGCTGAGTGGATTACGTTCAATGTTGGCGAACAAACAGCGACAGTAGATCGAGAGAATATCGATAAGGGAATTGTTGCTGAATAG
- a CDS encoding M14 family metallopeptidase codes for MKKWLSVFAAFVMLLSVIAPTSSPVLASASVETAEEVELEVSRSLFSMTEVRMVDVRADFDEEIDLSQLDWTFGGKSLSEWKKWSGGTNFNGEPFITVVEEPHFVDGTTIVQATLEFGLPFNTTNLSNRTIRVQYPSLIGEYELALLNKETGSKAATDVKLNVYDEFLSYEELKPAIDKVFLAADEDDDNNRYLEYQKAGTSVEGRDIHFVILARDQEAVDKYLNETLPTALEDPASLLEKVENGTIGDYQIPVWFNNIHPDEVEGVDAQIELFETFALEEEVKFTSVTEDGEEAITLHIDDVLDDVIFLYMFTSNPDGRVANTRANANGFDLNRDNAYQTQPETQQVNELIAKWTPLSFLDMHGYVNGFLIEPTTPPHNPNFEYDLLNQNMINQAHAMGQAGVGQSSLESYFIPKLDWEDGWDDMTPAYTAVFSMLHGSLGHTIEVPELSQDSYYAMVGTGLGATAFVIENKDELYANQLKVFKRGVNGEDNRAVDEYYVNANGESIGRVRGEHDNFFPDYYVIPANQEMQKNTLEAYKMVDYLLRNGVKVEQTTKKIKVNNTMYPEGTFVVPMNQAKRGLANAVLYNGDDVSDWNAMYDPIVVNFPALRGFDIDQIREAGAFATNTVEVESVTGPSATITGNTPKQVVKNTNTDTIKLVNELLANGKKVEVAMETTARVEKGDYIVATNDIRPYVDHYYFETLPLGNGQNIKTNELREPKVAVTGSAQLKNTLNELGFELVGQADADVIVSDGGTFNKDHIKGKTFIGFGATPLSHVKNSGLLPGFSFGLTRTNHEGLVQANVADHLLTSGYEAEEQLYVTTGAWISEVPEGADVLATFSDRDDFYLAGWWPGNEQAQGQTLAFTQELDQTTITLFANALAFRAHTDHSYRFLANSIYQSASSEVEKKYKGQGKAKGKEVQVKASDVKVAKEANQVKAIVNKDALKEAASNERIDNVTIALDRAGQEIVEIQLFASTLEQLQATHADARLTVDFGAESYSFPLTDFELGKVAKNKGKDTTISIKTELEKEATDETKDEEAVIFDKGYVTISALVGNAEVELTSFPTLLERQ; via the coding sequence ATGAAGAAGTGGTTATCGGTTTTTGCAGCATTTGTAATGTTGCTGTCAGTGATTGCCCCAACTTCTTCTCCTGTTTTAGCTAGTGCTAGTGTGGAAACGGCAGAGGAAGTTGAGCTAGAGGTGAGCAGGTCGTTGTTTTCAATGACCGAAGTGCGCATGGTTGATGTGCGGGCTGATTTTGATGAGGAGATTGACCTGAGTCAGCTAGATTGGACATTTGGAGGGAAGAGTCTTTCTGAATGGAAGAAGTGGAGTGGGGGCACAAATTTTAATGGCGAACCGTTTATTACGGTTGTAGAAGAACCACATTTTGTAGATGGGACGACAATCGTTCAAGCAACGTTAGAGTTTGGTTTGCCTTTTAACACTACGAATCTATCAAATCGAACGATTCGTGTTCAATATCCGTCCCTAATTGGAGAGTATGAATTGGCTCTATTGAATAAAGAGACAGGTTCTAAGGCAGCAACGGATGTGAAGTTGAATGTGTATGATGAGTTTCTATCATATGAAGAATTAAAGCCAGCAATTGATAAAGTATTTCTAGCAGCTGATGAGGATGACGATAACAACCGTTACCTGGAGTATCAAAAAGCTGGTACGTCTGTTGAAGGGCGAGATATTCATTTCGTTATTTTAGCGAGAGATCAAGAAGCGGTAGATAAGTATTTAAATGAGACGTTGCCGACAGCGTTAGAAGATCCTGCTAGTTTACTAGAGAAGGTCGAGAACGGCACAATCGGCGATTATCAAATTCCGGTATGGTTTAATAATATTCACCCAGATGAAGTTGAGGGTGTTGATGCTCAAATTGAGCTTTTCGAAACGTTTGCGTTAGAAGAGGAGGTGAAATTTACGAGCGTGACAGAAGATGGCGAAGAGGCCATTACGTTACATATTGATGATGTTCTCGATGATGTCATTTTTCTCTATATGTTCACAAGCAACCCTGATGGACGAGTTGCAAATACGAGAGCCAATGCGAATGGTTTTGATTTAAATCGAGACAATGCTTATCAAACACAACCAGAAACACAACAAGTAAATGAGCTGATTGCGAAGTGGACGCCGCTTTCGTTTTTAGATATGCATGGGTATGTAAATGGCTTTTTGATTGAGCCAACGACGCCTCCGCATAATCCGAACTTCGAGTATGATCTATTGAATCAAAATATGATCAATCAAGCACATGCAATGGGACAAGCAGGGGTTGGTCAGTCGTCGCTCGAATCTTATTTTATCCCGAAATTAGATTGGGAAGATGGCTGGGATGATATGACGCCGGCTTATACGGCTGTCTTTTCGATGTTGCACGGTTCCCTTGGTCATACGATTGAGGTTCCGGAGTTAAGCCAGGATTCCTATTATGCAATGGTCGGGACTGGATTAGGAGCGACAGCGTTTGTGATTGAAAACAAAGATGAGTTGTATGCGAACCAATTGAAGGTTTTTAAGCGTGGGGTTAATGGAGAAGACAACCGTGCCGTTGATGAGTATTATGTCAATGCGAACGGTGAGTCAATTGGTCGTGTGAGAGGCGAGCATGACAACTTCTTCCCGGATTATTATGTGATTCCAGCGAATCAGGAAATGCAAAAGAACACGTTAGAAGCATATAAAATGGTTGATTATTTGCTTCGAAACGGGGTAAAAGTCGAGCAAACAACGAAAAAGATCAAAGTTAATAACACGATGTATCCAGAAGGGACGTTTGTCGTTCCAATGAATCAAGCAAAGCGTGGATTAGCGAATGCCGTCCTTTATAACGGAGATGATGTTTCTGATTGGAATGCGATGTATGATCCAATTGTTGTTAACTTCCCAGCGTTAAGAGGATTTGATATCGATCAAATTCGCGAAGCAGGAGCTTTTGCAACGAACACCGTTGAAGTAGAAAGCGTGACCGGGCCATCTGCGACAATTACTGGAAATACGCCGAAGCAAGTCGTGAAAAATACGAACACCGACACGATTAAGCTCGTAAATGAATTGCTTGCTAATGGTAAAAAGGTTGAAGTAGCCATGGAAACGACGGCTCGTGTTGAAAAAGGGGACTATATCGTTGCAACAAACGACATTCGTCCATATGTCGATCACTATTATTTTGAGACGTTGCCACTAGGCAATGGTCAGAATATCAAAACAAACGAGCTGAGAGAGCCGAAAGTAGCCGTAACAGGATCAGCTCAATTGAAAAACACATTGAATGAATTAGGCTTTGAACTTGTTGGACAAGCCGATGCCGATGTCATTGTAAGTGACGGGGGAACATTTAATAAAGATCATATTAAAGGGAAGACTTTTATTGGTTTTGGTGCAACTCCTTTAAGTCATGTAAAAAATAGTGGCCTATTACCCGGCTTCTCATTTGGACTTACAAGAACAAATCATGAAGGTCTCGTACAAGCAAATGTCGCTGATCACCTTTTAACATCTGGGTATGAAGCTGAGGAACAATTATATGTGACAACAGGAGCTTGGATTTCTGAAGTTCCTGAGGGAGCAGACGTGTTAGCGACCTTTAGTGATCGTGATGATTTCTATCTAGCAGGATGGTGGCCTGGAAATGAACAAGCACAAGGGCAAACATTAGCCTTTACTCAAGAGTTGGATCAAACAACGATTACGTTATTTGCGAATGCTCTAGCTTTCCGAGCTCACACAGATCATAGCTATCGTTTTCTTGCTAACAGTATCTATCAATCTGCGAGTTCAGAAGTAGAAAAGAAGTATAAAGGTCAAGGGAAAGCGAAAGGAAAAGAAGTTCAAGTCAAGGCAAGCGATGTAAAAGTTGCGAAAGAGGCGAATCAAGTGAAAGCCATTGTAAACAAAGATGCGCTTAAAGAAGCAGCATCTAATGAACGGATTGACAACGTTACGATTGCACTTGACCGGGCAGGTCAAGAAATCGTAGAAATACAGCTTTTCGCGAGTACACTTGAACAACTTCAAGCTACGCATGCTGATGCGAGGCTGACTGTTGATTTCGGAGCTGAATCTTACTCCTTCCCGCTAACTGACTTTGAATTAGGAAAAGTAGCGAAAAATAAAGGGAAAGATACAACCATTTCCATTAAAACTGAGCTTGAAAAAGAAGCAACGGATGAAACAAAAGACGAAGAAGCAGTGATTTTCGATAAAGGGTATGTAACGATTTCTGCCTTAGTCGGAAACGCAGAAGTGGAGCTTACGAGTTTTCCAACGTTGCTAGAAAGACAATAA
- a CDS encoding sigma-54 interaction domain-containing protein: MNRTETDNVEMTLQTLLKILDHSSDEIFVLDSEKRIIYVNQTCERHYGLKPKDVIGKYNAELFEKGYWKPSIVPEVYSRKKPCYMNMQTYIGAELLTSAIPILNDKEEIEFVVITSTETQPYKMVKTNEGKSESKTTQDEIKERGFVTNSGKVNRILTFCEKVAPTDSTILIQGESGTGKGMLAHIIHQSSNRRKGPFLTINCAAIPEELLESELFGYSKGAFTGASKTGKTGLIEAANGGTIFLDEIGEMPLSLQAKILQVIQEKQFIPVGGNTMKKVDIRIVAATNQNLLEMVTNKKFREDLFYRLNVIDVHLPPLRERTEDIIPLTYTFLNKFNKKYHENKVISQECLNILIHYSWPGNVRQLENLIERLVIISESVIQVNDLPKLITDSVEELTELALPTSLDKAIDETQRFLIRRSYQTYKTSRKVAKDLDISQTKASKLIREYCDDLINNER; encoded by the coding sequence ATGAATCGTACGGAAACAGATAATGTTGAGATGACCTTGCAAACTCTTTTAAAAATTCTCGATCATTCTTCAGATGAGATTTTTGTTCTCGATAGCGAGAAACGAATTATATACGTCAACCAAACATGTGAACGCCATTACGGTTTAAAGCCAAAAGATGTTATCGGCAAATACAATGCAGAGTTATTTGAGAAAGGCTATTGGAAACCGTCTATTGTTCCAGAAGTTTATAGTAGAAAAAAACCATGTTATATGAACATGCAAACATATATCGGGGCAGAATTATTAACGTCAGCAATCCCGATCTTAAATGACAAGGAAGAAATAGAGTTTGTCGTTATCACCTCTACTGAAACTCAGCCTTATAAAATGGTGAAAACAAACGAAGGCAAAAGCGAGTCAAAAACCACTCAAGACGAAATTAAGGAAAGGGGATTTGTCACAAATAGTGGCAAAGTAAATAGAATTTTAACTTTCTGTGAAAAAGTAGCACCGACAGATTCTACTATTTTGATTCAAGGTGAATCTGGGACAGGAAAAGGTATGCTTGCCCATATTATTCACCAGAGCAGCAATCGTCGAAAAGGACCTTTTTTAACGATTAATTGTGCTGCTATTCCTGAAGAACTACTTGAATCAGAGTTGTTTGGTTATTCTAAAGGCGCTTTTACTGGAGCAAGTAAAACAGGGAAAACGGGATTAATTGAAGCTGCAAACGGGGGCACTATATTTCTTGATGAAATTGGAGAGATGCCTCTTTCTCTTCAGGCAAAAATTCTACAAGTCATTCAAGAAAAACAGTTTATTCCAGTTGGTGGCAATACGATGAAAAAGGTTGATATCCGCATTGTCGCCGCAACTAACCAAAACTTATTAGAGATGGTCACTAATAAAAAATTCCGAGAAGACTTATTCTACCGATTAAATGTGATTGATGTTCACCTCCCTCCTCTACGCGAACGTACAGAAGACATCATTCCACTGACATACACCTTCTTAAACAAATTTAATAAAAAGTACCATGAAAACAAGGTCATTTCTCAGGAATGCTTGAACATCCTCATCCATTATTCTTGGCCAGGCAATGTACGGCAGCTCGAGAACTTAATTGAAAGATTGGTGATCATTAGCGAATCCGTTATTCAAGTAAATGATTTGCCGAAACTAATCACAGATAGCGTTGAAGAACTCACGGAACTTGCCCTACCAACATCACTAGATAAAGCGATCGACGAGACGCAACGATTTCTGATAAGAAGGTCCTACCAAACATACAAAACGTCTAGAAAGGTAGCTAAAGATTTAGACATTAGCCAAACAAAAGCTTCAAAACTGATTCGAGAATACTGTGATGATCTTATCAACAACGAACGGTAA